From one Acinonyx jubatus isolate Ajub_Pintada_27869175 chromosome B1, VMU_Ajub_asm_v1.0, whole genome shotgun sequence genomic stretch:
- the LOC106983783 gene encoding LOW QUALITY PROTEIN: elongation factor 1-alpha 1-like (The sequence of the model RefSeq protein was modified relative to this genomic sequence to represent the inferred CDS: inserted 2 bases in 1 codon; deleted 1 base in 1 codon), producing MVKEEILINTVVIGHVDSGKSTTTGHLIYKCGRIDKRTIEKFEKEAAEMQQGSFKYAWVLDKLKAERERGITIDVFLWKFESSKYYVTIIDAPGHRDFIKNMITGTSQADCAVLIVAAGVGDFEAGISKNGQTREHALLAYTLGVKQLIVGVNKMDSTEPPYSQKRYKEIVKEVSTCIKKIGYDPDTVAFVPISGWNGDNMLEPSANMPWFKEWKVTRKDGNSSGTTLLEALDCVLPPTRPTDKPLHLPXQDVYKIGGIGTVPVGRVETSVLKPGMVVTFAPVDVTTEVESVEMDHEALSEALPGDNVGFNVKNVSVRDVHRGNVAGERKNDPPMEAADFTAQVIILNHPGQISTGYAPMLDCHTAHIACKFAEPKEKIDCRSGKKLEYGPKFLKSGDAAIVDMVPGKSMCVGNFSDYPPLDRFAIRDMRQMVAVGVIKAVDKKVAGAGKVTKSAQKAQKAK from the exons ATGGTAAAGGAAGAAATCCTTATCAACACTGTCGTCATTGGACACGTAGATTCAGGCAAGTCTACCACTACTGGTCATCTGATCTACAAATGTGGCAGAATTGACAAAAGAACTATCGAAAAATTTGAGAAGGAGGCCGCTGAGATGCAGCAGGGCTCCTTCAAGTATGCCTGGGTCTTGGATAAACTGAAAGCCGAACGTGAACGTGGTATCACCATTGATGTCTTCCTGTGGAAATTCGAGAGCAGCAAGTACTATGTGACAATCATTGATGCCCCAGGACACAGAGACTTTATCAAAAATATGATTACAGGCACATCTCAGGCTGACTGTGCTGTCCTGATCGTTGCTGCTGGCGTTGGC GATTTTGAAGCAGGTATCTCCAAGAATGGGCAGACCCGTGAGCATGCCCTTCTGGCTTACACACTGGGTGTAAAACAGCTTATTGTGGGTGTTAACAAAATGgattccactgagccaccctACAGCCAGAAGAGATACAAGGAAATCGTTAAAGAAGTCAGCACCTGCATTAAGAAAATTGGCTACGACCCCGACACAGTAGCATTTGTGCCAATTTCTGGTTGGAATGGTGACAACATGCTAGAGCCCAGTGCTAACATGCCTTGGTTCAAGGAATGGAAAGTCACCCGTAAAGATGGAAATTCCAGTGGAACCACACTGCTTGAAGCTCTGGATTGCGTTCTGCCACCTACTCGTCCTACTGACAAGCCTTTGCATCTGCC CCAGGATGTCTACAAAATTGGTGGTATTGGTACTGTCCCTGTGGGTCGAGTGGAGACCAGTGTTCTTAAGCCAGGCATGGTGGTCACTTTTGCTCCAGTCGATGTTACAACTGAAGTAGAGTCTGTTGAAATGGACCATGAAGCTTTGAGTGAGGCTCTACCTGGGGACAATGTGGGCTTCAATGTCAAGAACGTATCTGTCAGAGATGTTCACCGTGGCAATGTGGCTGGTGAGAGGAAAAATGACCCACCAATGGAAGCAGCTGACTTCACAGCTCAGGTGATTATCCTGAACCATCCAGGCCAAATCAGTACTGGATATGCACCTATGCTGGACTGTCACACAGCTCACATTGCCTGCAAGTTCGCTGAGCCGAAGGAGAAGATTGACTGTCGTTCTGGAAAAAAGCTGGAATATGGTCCCAAGTTCTTGAAATCTGGTGATGCTGCCATCGTTGATATGGTTCCTGGAAAGTCCATGTGTGTTGGGAACTTCTCTGACTATCCTCCTCTGGACCGTTTTGCTATTCGTGACATGAGACAGATGGTTGCTGTGGGTGTCATCAAAGCAGTGGACAAGAAAGTAGCTGGAGCTGGCAAGGTCACCAAGTCTGCCCAGAAAGCTCAGAAGGCTAAATGA